One Salmo salar chromosome ssa01, Ssal_v3.1, whole genome shotgun sequence DNA window includes the following coding sequences:
- the LOC106602043 gene encoding signal recognition particle 54 kDa protein, with product MVLADLGRKITSALRSLSNATIINEEVLNAMLKEVCAALLEADVNIKLVKQLRENVKSAIDLEEMASGLNKRRMIQHSVFKELVKLVDPGVKAWTPTKGKNNVIMFVGLQGSGKTTTCSKLAYYYQRKGWKTCLICADTFRAGAFDQLKQNATKARIPFYGSYTEMDPVVIAAEGVEKFKNESFEIIIVDTSGRHKQEDSLFEEMLQVSNAVQPDNIVYVMDASIGQACEAQAKAFKDKVEVASVIVTKLDGHAKGGGALSAVAATKSPIIFIGTGEHIDDLEPFKTQPFISKLLGMGDIEGLIDKVNELKLDDNEELIDKLKHGQFTLRDMYEQFQNIMKMGPFGQIMGMIPGFGTDFMSKGNEQESMARLKKLMTIMDSMNDQELDNKDGAKLFTKQPNRIARVARGSGVATRDVQELLTQYTKFAQMVKKMGGIKGLFKGGDMSKNVNPSQMAKLNQQMAKMMDPRVLHHMGGMAGLQSMMRQFQQGAAGNMKGMMGFNNM from the exons ATGGTGTTAGCCGACTTGGGAAGAAAAATAACCTCGGCGTTGCGATCACTGAGCAATGCCACCATCATCAATGAGGAG GTATTAAATGCAATGCTGAAGGAAGTATGTGCTGCCCTCCTAGAAGCTGATGTCAACATCAAATTGGTGAAGCAGCTCAGAGAAAATGTCAA GTCAGCCATCGACCTGGAGGAGATGGCCTCTGGGCTGAACAAGAGGCGAATGATTCAGCATTCTGTGTTCAAGGAGCTGGTCAAG CTGGTGGATCCAGGTGTCAAGGCTTGGACACCCACAAAGGGAAAGAACAATGTCATCATGTTTGTGGGTCTTCAGGGCAGTGGGAAAACCACAACATGTTCCAAG CTGGCGTACTACTACCAAAGAAAAGGGTGGAAAACCTGTTTGATATGCGCTGACACTTTTAGAGCTG GTGCCTTTGATCAGTTGAAGCAAAATGCAACAAAAGCCAGAATTCCATTCTATGGAAG TTACACAGAGATGGACCCTGTCGTCATAGCTGCGGAAGGTGTGGAAAAGTTTAAGAATGAGAGCTTTGAAATAATTATTGTTGATACTAGTGGTCGACACAAGCAAGAAGATTCCCTTTTTGAGGAGATGTTGCAGGTTTCCAATGCAGTG CAACCCGACAACATTGTGTACGTGATGGATGCCTCCATTGGTCAAGCTTGTGAAGCACAGGCTAAAGCCTTCAAAGACAAAGTAGAAGTTGCCTCAGTTATAGTGACAAAGCTAGATGGTCACGCCAAAGGTGGTGGTGCTCTTAGTGC AGTGGCTGCTACGAAGAGTCCCATCATTTTCATTGGTACTGGTGAACACATTGATGACTTGGAGCCATTTAAGACCCAACCCTTCATCAGCAAGCTACTGG GCATGGGAGACATTGAAGGTTTGATAGACAAAGTCAACGAACTCAAGCTGGATGACAATGAGGAGTTGATTGACAAGCTGAAACATG GTCAGTTCACTCTTAGAGACATGTACGAGCAGTTTCAGAACATCATGAAGATGGGACCGTTTGGCCAGATCATG GGTATGATCCCAGGTTTTGGAACGGACTTCATGAGCAAAGGTAACGAGCAGGAGTCCATGGCCAGGTTGAAGAAACTCATGACAATTATGGACAGCATGAATGACCAAg AACTTGACAACAAAGACGGTGCAAAGCTCTTCACCAAGCAGCCGAACCGAATTGCCCGAGTTGCGCGGGGTTCTGGGGTTGCCACCAGGGACGTCCAGGAGCTGCTCACACAATACACAAAGTTCGCCCAGATGGTGAAGAAGATGGGTGGCATCAAGGGCCTGTTTAAAG GGGGTGACATGTCCAAGAATGTCAACCCCTCTCAGATGGCTAAGTTAAACCAACAGATGGCAAAGATGATGGACCCAAGGGTTCTCCACCATATGG GTGGGATGGCTGGTCTCCAGTCCATGATGAGACAGTTCCAACAGGGTGCGGCTGGCAACATGAAAGGGATGATGGGATTCAACAACATGTGA